The Acanthopagrus latus isolate v.2019 chromosome 6, fAcaLat1.1, whole genome shotgun sequence genome includes a region encoding these proteins:
- the ip6k2b gene encoding inositol hexakisphosphate kinase 2b: MSPALEALMQADGTPYPGKGVMLEPFVHQVGGHSCVLRFGEQTICKPLIPREHQFYKSLPPEVRKFTPQYKGVVSVSFEEDEEGNLCLIAYPLHSESGDLENKDPSSDCEPKTKMLKWSNKKQSTLLLDNDNYGKDRARHSRKEDKIMSYNRDEMQQQKQAEVLYLSLEKGNVVPQIKHNPWSLKCHQQHLQRMKENAKHRNQYKFILLENLTWRYTRPCVLDLKMGTRQHGDDASEEKKAHQIRKCQQSTSASIGVRLCGMQVYQSDSGQLMFMNKYHGRKLTLAGFKEALYEFFHDGRRLRQELLSPVLRRLREMQAALEACESYRFYSSSLLIIYDGDPPRTPSRPRHRGGEEGDEDEPSDEEDEEDEEEEEEEEEEGAFGFPRSSSAGGSTGVAGGSSNSGSSRSSHSTGEASSPEVDVRMIDFAHTTCRHFGEDSVVHEGLDSGFIFGLQNLITIISQLEDHSSD; encoded by the exons ATGAGTCCCGCTCTGGAAGCCCTGATGCAGGCGGACGGGACTCCATATCCCGGAAAAGGGGTGATGCTTGAGCCATTCGTGCACCAGGTGGGAGGCCACTCCTGTGTGCTACGATTTGGGGAACAAACAATCTGCAAGCCCCTCATTCCCCGGGAGCACCAGTTCTACAAGAGCCTCCCCCCTGAAGTGAGGAAATTCACCCCTCAGTATAAAG GTGTAGTGTCGGTCAGTTttgaagaggatgaggaagggAACCTGTGCCTCATTGCCTACCCCCTCCACAGTGAATCGGGAGACCTGGAGAACAAAGATCCCTCATCAGACTGCGAGCCCAAGACCAAGATGCTGAAGTGGAGCAACAAGAAGCAGTCCACGTTGCTCCTGGACAATGACAACTACGGCAAAGACCGAGCTCGACACAGCCGTAAAGAAGATAAGATCATGAG TTATAATCGTGACgagatgcagcagcagaagcaggcGGAGGTTCTCTACCTCAGCCTGGAGAAGGGCAATGTTGTGCCACAGATCAAACACAACCCCTGGAGTCTTAAATGTCACCAGCAGCATCTGCAGAGGATGAAGGAGAATGCAAAGCACCGTAACCAATACA AATTTATCCTTTTGGAAAACTTGACATGGCGCTACACAAGACCATGTGTTTTAGACTTGAAGATGGGAACTCGCCAACATGGGGATGACGCATCGGAAGAGAAGAAAGCCCATCAGATTCGCAAGTGTCAACAGAGCACATCTGCATCTATTGGAGTGCGGCTTTGTGGCATGCAG GTATACCAGTCAGACTCAGGCCAGCTGATGTTCATGAATAAGTACCACGGTCGTAAGCTGACCCTCGCAGGCTTCAAAGAGGCTCTCTACGAGTTCTTCCACGACGGGCGCCGCCTGCGTCAAGAGCTGCTGTCCCCGGTACTGCGGCGACTCCGGGAAATGCAGGCCGCCTTGGAGGCCTGTGAATCCTACCGCTTTTACTCCAGCTCCCTGCTCATCATCTATGACGGAGACCCTCCCAGGACTCCCAGTAGACCCAGACACCGTGGTGGGGAGGAGGGTGATGAGGATGAGCCATCTGAtgaagaggacgaggaagatgaggaggaggaggaggaggaggaagaagaaggcgCCTTTGGTTTCCCTCGTTCCTCCTCAGCCGGTGGCAGCACTGGTGTAGCTGGGGGGAGCAGCAACAGTGGCAGCAGTCGCTCCTCTCACAGCACAGGAGAGGCCAGCAGCCCCGAGGTGGACGTGCGCATGATTGACTTTGCTCACACGACCTGTCGGCACTTTGGAGAAGACAGCGTGGTTCACGAAGGCCTGGACAGTGGGTTCATCTTCGGCCTGCAGAACCTGATCACCATC